A single region of the Ascaphus truei isolate aAscTru1 chromosome 6, aAscTru1.hap1, whole genome shotgun sequence genome encodes:
- the SMIM35 gene encoding small integral membrane protein 35, which translates to MVDALGIVLGSSLTVMLGVTGLYVLIRWYQSGHCCYETSFVFNLYNIRHMKSLDTELAPPFTVSGSMRGPGSLSGYRYSQFHDSGV; encoded by the exons ATGGTGGACGCTCTTGGCATTGTGCTGGGCAGCAGTCTGACAGTGATGCTCGGAGTCACTGGTCTCTACGTCCTGATCCGCTGGTACCAGAGCGGACACTGCTGCTACG AGACAAGTTTTGTTTTCAATCTGTACAACATCcg GCATATGAAGTCCCTAGATACGGAACTGGCTCCCCCCTTCACAGTGAGCGGCTCCATGCGGGGCCCGGGGTCTCTGTCTGGGTACCGTTACTCCCAGTTCCACGACAGTGGGGTGTGa